The proteins below come from a single Ictalurus furcatus strain D&B chromosome 27, Billie_1.0, whole genome shotgun sequence genomic window:
- the traf6 gene encoding TNF receptor-associated factor 6 codes for MACGDMHKSNPDEYPFSRCMAEMEKERESYLSPTENPSTISVSSGTQAEQQGYDVDFDPPLESKYECPICLMGLRSAVQTPCGHRFCNSCIKKSIRDTGQKCPVDNEVLTEDQLFPDNFAKREILSLTVRCRNFGCNEKMELRHFENHLKLCEFATVPCLQCNEPVWKNSIEEHMNQECLQRLITCPDCAENIIYANKQFHEQMCPFVNTVCEYCNMEFIRGQLSSHCATDCLKAPVACTFSMFGCQEKMARNDLALHMQEFTQMHMRYMAEFLKNQTMNGIPPAPTCGPSCSSPSEHGASARVGEPCQCSQDMQQLRETVVELEGRLVRQDHQIRELSIRNDTQHTQLTELRKKLASLEEKMHELEAQQYQGVYVWRIEGFSAHLHQQEAGQPVVLHSPPFYTGRPGYKLCLRLHLQTPSAPRCSNYISLFVHTMQGEFDSQLPWPLQGTIRLAVLDQAECQHHVEIMETKPDLQAFQRPTVLRNPKGFGYVTFMQLQALRQRGFVKDDVLLVRCEVMPRFDTSLRREGMQPRGPEPSL; via the exons atgGCGTGTGGTGACATGCATAAATCCAATCCTGATGAGTATCCATTCTCCAGATGTATGGCTGAAatggagaaggagagggagtCATACTTAAGCCCTACAGAAAACCCATCCACAATTAGTGTCTCATCCGGCACCCAAGCAGAACAGCAAGGCTACGATGTTGACTTTGACCCTCCACTGGAGAGCAAATACGAGTGTCCCATCTGCCTGATGGGTCTAAGGTCAGCTGTGCAGACACCATGTGGCCATCGCTTCTGCAACAGCTGTATTAAAAAGTCCATCAG GGACACGGGGCAGAAATGTCCAGTTGACAATGAAGTGCTGACAGAGGACCAACTTTTTCCAGATAACTTTGCCAAGAGGGAaatcctctctctcactgtgcgCTGCCGCAATTTTGGCTGTAATGAGAAAATGGAGCTCAGACATTTTGAG AATCACTTGAAGCTCTGTGAATTTGCCACAGTGCCCTGCCTACAGTGTAATGAGCCTGTATGGAAGAATAGTATAGAGGAACATATGAACCAGGAGTGTTTACAGCGCCTGATCACATGCCCTGACTGTGCAGAGAATATCATCTATGCTAACAAACAG TTTCATGAGCAGATGTGTCCCTTCGTGAATACAGTGTGTGAGTACTGTAACATGGAGTTCATTCGGGGTCAG TTGTCATCACACTGTGCCACAGACTGCCTGAAAGCTCCTGTTGCCTGTACTTTCAGCATGTTTGGTTGTCAAGAAAAG ATGGCAAGGAACGACCTGGCCCTTCACATGCAGGAGTTCACTCAGATGCACATGCGCTACATGGCCGAGTTCCTGAAGAACCAGACTATGAACGGCATTCCTCCAGCTCCAACATGTGGCCCTTCGTGTTCTTCCCCATCTGAGCATGGTGCCTCTGCCAGGGTGGGAGAGCCATGCCAGTGCAGCCAGGACATGCAGCAGCTACGTGAGACTGTTGTGGAACTCGAGGGCCGCCTCGTGCGCCAGGACCACCAAATACGGGAGCTGAGCATTCGCAATGATACACAGCATACGCAGCTAACGGAGCTACGCAAGAAGCTGGCGTCGCTGGAAGAGAAAATGCACGAGCTGGAAGCTCAGCAGTACCAGGGTGTCTATGTTTGGCGAATCGAGGGATTCTCAGCTCACCTGCACCAACAAGAGGCCGGACAACCAGTTGTGCTCCATAGCCCACCATTCTACACGGGTAGACCGGGCTATAAGCTGTGCCTGCGACTGCACCTGCAGACACCAAGCGCACCACGTTGCTCTAACTACATCTCGCTGTTTGTGCATACAATGCAGGGTGAGTTTGACAGCCAGCTCCCATGGCCCCTGCAGGGCACCATCCGGCTGGCTGTGCTGGACCAGGCTGAATGCCAACACCATGTTGAGATAATGGAGACCAAACCAGACCTACAGGCCTTCCAGAGGCCCACAGTGCTGCGCAACCCCAAAGGCTTTGGCTATGTCACCTTCATGCAGCTGCAGGCGCTGCGCCAGCGAGGCTTTGTCAAGGACGACGTGCTGCTGGTGCGCTGTGAGGTCATGCCACGTTTCGACACCAGTCTCAGGAGAGAGGGCATGCAACCTCGAGGACCTGAACCATCCCTCTGA
- the LOC128602961 gene encoding proline-rich protein 5-like isoform X1 translates to MSLSQQRVPSSSTVTLPALPQAQSNSSVSDMNSIYSAVIKVFRGKGLQMNELYFLNESIRWLLKTEMGSFIEEYFQNQLLIKGLRSILEEVQLYEGEGQLFFLADVWIRFFSEILPTLQAIFYPLQGHEFTVRQMALLAFRDLVLMRLPMEELLPTNTSLLPTPITQMLLILQGVHEPRGPSMEYFRLEKMLEMVVSPYLWNCKHKGYEEEIRENKHLIQPEIRITQHISEVSLLTPLLEQEGEGHVERGSSLRRHPVSDGRSFINNMQLLAVTSRTHSGLEDARGTTDEMRERDKRDHCRVNPTFQSHSC, encoded by the exons ATGAGCTTGAGTCAGCAGCGAGTTCCTAGCTCGAGCACTGTGACTCTGCCAGCATTACCTCAGGCGCAGTCTaactccagtgtcagtgatatGAACAG TATCTATTCTGCAGTCATTAAGGTGTTTCGTGGTAAAGGACTGCAAATGAATGAACTCTACTTCTTAAATGAGAGtatcag GTggcttttaaaaacagaaatgggGTCATTCATTGAAGAGTATTTCCAG AATCAGCTTCTGATTAAAGGGCTTCGGTCTATTTTAGAAGAGGTTCAACTATATGAAG GGGAAGGTCAGCTCTTTTTCTTAGCTGATGTATGGATTCGATTTTTCTCAGAAATTCTGCCGACACTGCAGGCCATTTTTTATCCACTACAG GGTCATGAGTTCACAGTAAGGCAGATGGCCCTTCTAGCCTTCAGGGATCTCGTCCTGATGAGGCTTCCAATGGAGGAGCTGCTCCCCACCAACACTTCTCTGCTCCCCACGCCCATCACACAGATGCTGTTAATCCTACAG GGAGTCCATGAGCCCAGAGGCCCCTCAATGGAATATTTTCGCCTTGAGAAAATGCTGGAAATGGTGGTTTCTCCCTATCTGTGGAACTGCAAACACAAAG GCTATGAAGAAGAAATCAGAGAAAATAAGCACCTCATCCAACCTGAGATAAGGATCACGCAGCATATTTCAGAGGTCTCGCTTTTGACTCCTTTATTGGAGCAGGAGGGCGAGGGGCATGTGGAGAGAGGAAGCAGCCTGCGGCGTCACCCTGTATCCGATGGCAGATCCTTCATCAATAACATGCAGCTTCTCGCTGTTACAAGTAGGACGCATTCGGGGTTAGAAGATGCACGTGGGACCACTGATGAAATGAGGGAAAGGGATAAGAGGGATCACTGTCGAGTCAATCCCACATTTCAAAGCCACAGTTGTTGA
- the LOC128602961 gene encoding proline-rich protein 5-like isoform X2 codes for MSLSQQRVPSSSTVTLPALPQAQSNSSVSDMNRWLLKTEMGSFIEEYFQNQLLIKGLRSILEEVQLYEGEGQLFFLADVWIRFFSEILPTLQAIFYPLQGHEFTVRQMALLAFRDLVLMRLPMEELLPTNTSLLPTPITQMLLILQGVHEPRGPSMEYFRLEKMLEMVVSPYLWNCKHKGYEEEIRENKHLIQPEIRITQHISEVSLLTPLLEQEGEGHVERGSSLRRHPVSDGRSFINNMQLLAVTSRTHSGLEDARGTTDEMRERDKRDHCRVNPTFQSHSC; via the exons ATGAGCTTGAGTCAGCAGCGAGTTCCTAGCTCGAGCACTGTGACTCTGCCAGCATTACCTCAGGCGCAGTCTaactccagtgtcagtgatatGAACAG GTggcttttaaaaacagaaatgggGTCATTCATTGAAGAGTATTTCCAG AATCAGCTTCTGATTAAAGGGCTTCGGTCTATTTTAGAAGAGGTTCAACTATATGAAG GGGAAGGTCAGCTCTTTTTCTTAGCTGATGTATGGATTCGATTTTTCTCAGAAATTCTGCCGACACTGCAGGCCATTTTTTATCCACTACAG GGTCATGAGTTCACAGTAAGGCAGATGGCCCTTCTAGCCTTCAGGGATCTCGTCCTGATGAGGCTTCCAATGGAGGAGCTGCTCCCCACCAACACTTCTCTGCTCCCCACGCCCATCACACAGATGCTGTTAATCCTACAG GGAGTCCATGAGCCCAGAGGCCCCTCAATGGAATATTTTCGCCTTGAGAAAATGCTGGAAATGGTGGTTTCTCCCTATCTGTGGAACTGCAAACACAAAG GCTATGAAGAAGAAATCAGAGAAAATAAGCACCTCATCCAACCTGAGATAAGGATCACGCAGCATATTTCAGAGGTCTCGCTTTTGACTCCTTTATTGGAGCAGGAGGGCGAGGGGCATGTGGAGAGAGGAAGCAGCCTGCGGCGTCACCCTGTATCCGATGGCAGATCCTTCATCAATAACATGCAGCTTCTCGCTGTTACAAGTAGGACGCATTCGGGGTTAGAAGATGCACGTGGGACCACTGATGAAATGAGGGAAAGGGATAAGAGGGATCACTGTCGAGTCAATCCCACATTTCAAAGCCACAGTTGTTGA
- the trpm5 gene encoding transient receptor potential cation channel subfamily M member 5 — MSKLQDTPMVLIQPGKKCANCGESVLEQDEEGNVLSCQCYSEDVETKEGSSHKAKEKRNKTHWTAGRLGDIEFTGTNKTRGKFARVSSDTEPELIYQLLTEQWGLAPPHLVVGLVGGDEQAQMKPWLRDTVRKGLVKAAQSTGAWILTSGLRFGITKHLGQAVRDHSLASTSSKVRVVAIGIAPWTKIHNRELLLSTKPDQPAPYPSEDLPHGTVYSLDCNHSHFILVEEDPKKPGATSDMRVKLLKHISLQRTGHGGPGSFEIPVLCLLVHGEPRILQRMYKTIQNSTPWLILAGSGGVADILVTLINQACWDADIVQELLIDTFPNGQSGAVASWIKLILKIMDNLHLLMVHDPEQENSDLDTVILKALVKANKSQSQEAQDFLDELKLAVAWNRVDIAKSEIFNGDVEWTADDLEEVMMDALVNDKPDFVRLFVDNGVNLAEFMTYSRLQELYCTVREKSLLYNLLLKKHNEKQVLLSARSAGPAHMEMGDRRPRFTLLEVSKVLKDFLHDSCRGFYQKLPVERVGKGRLFHNQKDLIDLEQHCEHPLRDLFLWAVLQNRQNMANYFWALGPEAVAAALAGCKILKEMAHLESEAENARSMKEAKYEQFALDLFSECYSNSEDRAYALLVRKTSCWNQTTVLNLATEADAKAFFAHDGVQALLTKIWWGAMKTDTAISKLVVSFFFPPLIWTNLIKFSDEELENRVGGEQFAELDSLETEKALLLTDDDPADVEAAGDSSAQSCGAAWSQFILRRWKRFWSAPVTVFLGNVIMYFAFLVLFTYVLLLDFQPPPPKGPSPAEIILYFWVFTLVLEELRQSFFSDEDMSILKKFKLYVEDNWNKCDMVAISLFVIGVSCRMSEGTYEAGRTVLALDFMVYTLRLIHIFAIHKQLGPKIIIVERMMKDVFFFLFFLSVWLIAYGVATQALLHPNDPRLDWVFRRVLYRPYLHIFGQIPLEEIDAAKMPHDNCTMDLHLIIDGTLPPCPNIYANWLVILLLVIYLLVTNVLLLNLLIAMFSYTFQLVQGNTDIFWKFQRYNLIVEYHSRPALAPPFIIISHISELFLTLFGKAEENTEILEREMPPGLDQKLMTWESVQKENYLAKLEKRHLESSEERLKSTSSKVQSLLMSAARFKEQEKRLAFMEVEVKYCGEVLSWMAECFKRSTLKCDKDVPKSPRTKDSSKGAACSSKKDEKE; from the exons GTGTTGATTCAGCCTGGGAAGAAGTGTGCAAATTGTGGAGAATCAGTACTTGAACAAGATGAAGAAGG AAATGTGTTAAGTTGTCAGTGTTACTCTGAAGACGTAGAAACTAAAGAAGGGTCAAGCCATAAAGCTAAAGAGAAGCGGAATAAAACCCATTGGACAGCCGGTCGTTTGGGGGACATTGAATTTACTGGGACCAACAAGACCAGGGGCAAG TTTGCCAGGGTTAGCAGTGACACAGAGCCAGAGCTGATCTACCAGCTGCTGACTGAGCAGTGGGGTCTTGCTCCTCCACACCTGGTGGTGGGGCTAGTGGGTGGTGATGAACAGGCCCAGATGAAACCCTGGCTCAGAGACACAGTGAGGAAAGGCTTAGTGAAAGCTGCACAGAGTACAG GAGCATGGATCCTGACCAGCGGCCTGCGGTTTGGCATCACAAAGCATCTGGGCCAGGCAGTGAGAGACCATTCATTGGCCAGTACTTCTTCAAAGGTCCGTGTGGTGGCCATTGGGATTGCTCCCTGGACCAAGATCCACAACCGAGAACTGCTGCTCTCCACCAAG CCTGATCAGCCAGCGCCCTACCCCTCAGAGGATCTTCCCCATGGGACTGTGTACTCTCTGGACTGCAACCACTCTCATTTCATCCTAGTGGAAGAGGACCCGAAGAAGCCTGGTGCTACCAGTGACATGCGTGTCAAACTGCTAAAACACATCTCCTTACAACGTACTGGACATGGAG GGCCTGGCAGCTTTGAAATTCCTGTCTTATGTCTGCTTGTTCATGGAGAACCAAGGATATTGCAG AGAATGTACAAGACAATTCAGAATTCAACGCCATGGCTGATCCTGGCTGGCTCGGGGGGTGTAGCAGACATTTTAGTTACACTGATAAACCAGGCTTGTTGGGATGCTGACATTGTCCAAGAACTTCTGATCGACACATTTCCCAATGGCCAAAGTGGTGCAGTCGCTTCCTGGATCAAATTG ATTCTGAAAATTATGGATAATCTCCACCTGTTGATGGTACATGACCCCGAGCAGGAGAACTCCGATCTAGACACAGTTATCCTCAAAGCACTAGTTAAAG CCAATAAAAGTCAGAGTCAGGAGGCACaggacttcctggatgagctGAAACTGGCTGTGGCCTGGAACAGAGTAGATATTGCAAAGAGCGAGATTTTCAATGGAGATGTAGAATGGACT gCAGATGATCTTGAAGAGGTCATGATGGATGCCTTGGTCAATGACAAGCCGGATTTTGTTCGCCTGTTTGTGGACAATGGGGTGAACCTGGCCGAGTTTATGACTTACAGCCGTCTCCAGGAGCTCTACTGCACTGTGCGTGAGAAGAGCCTCCTGTATAACCTCCTCCTGAAGAAACACAATGAGAAACAGGTGCTGCTATCAGCTCGATCGGCTGGACCTGCTCACATGGAGATGGGGGATAGACGGCCTCGCTTCACTCTGCTTGAAGTCTCTAAGGTCCTGAAGGATTTTCTGCATGACTCCTGCAGGGGCTTTTACCAGAAACTTCCAGTG GAGAGGGTAGGCAAGGGTCGGCTCTTCCACAACCAGAAAGACCTCATCGACCTGGAGCAGCACTGTGAGCATCCCTTGAGGGACCTCTTCCTCTGGGCTGTCCTGCAGAACAGACAAAATATGGCCAACTACTTCTGGGCCTTG GGACCTGAGGCAGTAGCTGCAGCTCTTGCTGGCTgtaaaatcctaaaggagatgGCTCATTTGGAGTCAGAGGCCGAGAATGCTCGGAGCATGAAGGAAGCCAAATATGAGCAGTTTGCATTGG ATTTGTTTAGCGAGTGCTACTCTAACAGTGAGGACCGAGCATATGCTCTGCTGGTGAGAAAAACTAGCTGCTGGAACCAAACCACTGTGCTGAACCTGGCCACAGAGGCAGATGCAAAGGCCTTTTTCGCCCATGATGGAGTCCAG GCATTGCTAACTAAAATCTGGTGGGGAGCCATGAAAACAGATACAGCCATCTCTAAACTGGTTGTGTCTTTCTTCTTTCCACCTCTAATATGGACCAATCTGATTAAATTCAG TGATGAGGAGTTAGAGAATCGAGTTGGAGGAGAGCAGTTTGCAGAGCTGGATAGTTTGGAGACAGAGAAAGCCCTGCTACTGACTGATGACGACCCAGC tgatGTGGAGGCTGCCGGTGATTCTTCAGCTCAAAGCTGCGGTGCGGCCTGGAGCCAGTTCATTCTGCGACGTTGGAAGCGCTTCTGGAGCGCCCCTGTCACTGTATTCCTGGGCAACGTTATCATGTACTTTGCTTTCTTAGTGCTCTTCACCTACGTGCTGCTGCTGGACTTCCAGCCTCCACCTCCAAAAGGCCCTTCTCCAGCTGAGATCATTCTCTACTTCTGGGTCTTTACACTAGTGCTGGAGGAGCTCAGACAG AGTTTCTTCTCAGATGAAGACATGAGTATATTGAAGAAGTTTAAGCTTTATGTGGAGGATAACTGGAACAAGTGTGACATGGTAGCCATCTCTCTGTTCGTGATTGGGGTGTCATGCAG GATGTCAGAAGGAACATATGAGGCTGGACGCACCGTCCTGGCTTTGGACTTCATGGTTTATACTTTAAGGCTCATCCACATCTTTGCCATCCACAAGCAGCTTGGGCCCAAGATCATCATTGTTGAGAGAATG ATGAAGGACGTAttcttcttcctgttcttcctgAGTGTGTGGCTGATTGCATATGGAGTAGCGACTCAGGCTCTGCTCCACCCAAATGACCCCCGACTGGACTGGGTGTTCCGCAGAGTGCTCTACAGACCATACCTGCACATATTCGGCCAGATTCCCCTCGAGGAGATAGATG CGGCTAAAATGCCCCATGATAACTGTACCATGGATCTGCACCTGATCATAGACGGCACTCTGCCCCCCTGCCCAAACATCTATGCTAACTGGCTGGTCATCCTGCTGCTGGTTATCTATTTACTTGTCACTAACGTTCTTCTGCTAAATCTGCTTATTGCAATGTTCAG CTATACATTCCAGCTGGTACAGGGGAACACAGATATCTTCTGGAAATTTCAGCGGTATAATCTGATTGTGGAATACCATAGCCGACCCGCTCTTGCTCCACCCTTCATAATTATCAGCCACATCTCTGAACTCTTTCTGACGTTGTTTGGAAAGGCTGAGGAAAACACTGAGATTTTGG AGAGGGAGATGCCACCAGGGTTAGATCAGAAGCTGATGACTTGGGAGTCTGTGCAAAAGGAGAATTACCTGGCCAAGCTTGAGAAACGTCATCTGGAGAGCAGTGAGGAGAGACTCAAGAGCACATCCTCCAA GGTGCAAAGCTTGCTGATGAGTGCGGCACGGTTTAAAGAGCAAGAAAAACGTTTGGCATTTATGGAAGTGGAG GTGAAATACTGTGGAGAGGTGCTATCCTGGATGGCAGAATGCTTCAAAAGGAGTACACTAAAATGTGACAAAGATGTTCCCAAAAGCCCAC GCACCAAGGACAGCAGTAAAGGGGCAGCATGTTCATCAaagaaagatgaaaaggaatga